From Rickettsia endosymbiont of Ceutorhynchus obstrictus, a single genomic window includes:
- the rpsM gene encoding 30S ribosomal protein S13, with protein sequence MARIASVNIPDNKRLVISLTYIYGLGNTIAKEICDKTKIPESKKVKDLNDQELISLRNVIEKEYKVEGDLRREVNLNIKKKKDIRCFQGLRHIRKLPVRGQNTHSNARTRKGKAVAIAGKKKAVK encoded by the coding sequence GTGGCAAGAATTGCGAGCGTTAACATTCCCGATAATAAGCGTTTAGTGATAAGTTTAACGTATATTTACGGTCTTGGAAATACTATTGCCAAGGAAATTTGTGATAAAACAAAGATACCGGAAAGTAAAAAAGTTAAAGATCTTAATGATCAGGAACTTATTAGTTTACGTAATGTTATTGAAAAAGAATATAAAGTTGAAGGTGATTTAAGACGAGAGGTTAACCTTAACATTAAAAAGAAAAAAGATATAAGGTGTTTTCAAGGGCTTAGGCATATACGCAAATTGCCGGTTCGGGGGCAAAATACTCATTCTAATGCTCGTACGAGAAAAGGAAAAGCTGTGGCGATTGCCGGTAAGAAAAAAGCCGTAAAATAA
- the rplO gene encoding 50S ribosomal protein L15: MKLNELYNNFGSKKNRKRVGRGIGSGKGKTCGRGVKGQKSRSGVAIKGFEGGQTPIIKRLPKRGFNSLSPKKYNVVNIYDIEALLLAGRLNGAEIITKEKLVEVGLIKNSNLLVKLLSVSTDGFAVPLSFKLDAYSSKTKELIEKTGGQIL, from the coding sequence ATGAAATTAAACGAATTATATAATAATTTTGGTTCTAAAAAAAATAGAAAAAGAGTCGGACGAGGCATTGGAAGCGGAAAAGGTAAAACTTGCGGCAGAGGTGTAAAAGGACAAAAATCTAGGTCTGGAGTGGCAATAAAAGGTTTTGAAGGCGGTCAGACACCTATAATAAAAAGATTGCCGAAAAGAGGATTTAATTCTTTATCTCCTAAAAAATATAATGTTGTAAATATTTATGATATCGAAGCTCTATTATTGGCCGGGCGTTTAAATGGGGCTGAAATAATTACTAAAGAAAAATTGGTAGAGGTCGGGTTAATTAAAAATAGTAACTTATTAGTTAAATTATTATCGGTTAGTACTGATGGTTTTGCCGTCCCTTTATCATTTAAGTTAGATGCTTATTCTTCTAAAACCAAAGAATTGATTGAAAAAACCGGTGGGCAAATATTGTAA
- the rpmD gene encoding 50S ribosomal protein L30, producing the protein MSNKKEKKLADIQLKVTQVKSSIGRKYDQKQTLIGLGLNKIGRVVILDATNSIKGMLKKVEHLLKIENIK; encoded by the coding sequence ATGAGTAATAAAAAAGAAAAAAAATTAGCTGATATACAATTAAAGGTTACTCAAGTTAAAAGTAGCATAGGTCGTAAATATGATCAGAAGCAAACGTTAATTGGACTCGGTCTAAATAAAATCGGTAGAGTTGTTATTCTCGATGCTACTAATTCAATTAAAGGTATGCTTAAAAAAGTTGAGCATTTGTTAAAAATAGAAAATATCAAGTAG
- the secY gene encoding preprotein translocase subunit SecY, giving the protein MNLHSSKKTGNDLINRIIFTILVLIICRFGSFIPIAGIDSVALNSVAEQNQSGILGMFNMLSGGSLGRMSIFALAVMPYITASIIIQLMSVAYKPLENLKKEGEAGKRKVNQLSRYLTVLLASFQAYGVAISLESIVTNTGPVVIIPGLFFKVTTVITLAVGTMFLMWLGEQITLRGIGNGTSLIIFIGIVSGVPSAIISMFELSRKGALSPLVGITVCVGVVILIAIIIFFEKAQRKLLVQYPKRQVGNKIYGGEATHMPLKLNTAGVIPPIFASSILLFPATLANFSTNNSEIMGRLTYYLGHGKPIYILLYVALIMFFSFFYTAIVFNSEETANNLRKYGAYLPGKRPGKNTAEYFDYILTRLTVIGGIYLSLICVIPELLMNKYVVSLSLGGTSFLIVVNVVLDTFTQIQTYLFSSRYEGLMKKVKLKN; this is encoded by the coding sequence ATGAATTTACATTCTTCCAAAAAGACCGGCAATGATCTTATTAATCGTATTATTTTTACTATTTTAGTTCTTATAATATGTAGGTTTGGATCATTTATACCTATAGCGGGTATTGATTCGGTTGCTTTAAATAGTGTTGCCGAGCAGAATCAATCCGGTATACTCGGCATGTTTAATATGTTGTCAGGCGGTTCTTTAGGCAGGATGTCTATTTTTGCTTTAGCGGTTATGCCTTATATAACTGCGTCAATTATTATTCAATTAATGTCGGTAGCTTATAAACCTTTGGAAAATTTAAAAAAGGAAGGTGAAGCCGGAAAAAGAAAAGTTAATCAGTTATCAAGATATTTAACAGTTTTGCTAGCGTCTTTTCAAGCTTATGGGGTGGCTATAAGTTTGGAATCGATAGTAACAAATACCGGACCGGTAGTGATTATCCCCGGTCTTTTCTTCAAGGTTACCACAGTAATTACCTTAGCTGTCGGGACAATGTTTTTAATGTGGCTTGGTGAACAAATTACGCTTCGTGGGATAGGAAACGGCACTTCTTTAATTATATTTATAGGTATAGTTTCAGGCGTGCCTAGTGCTATTATTAGTATGTTTGAATTATCTCGTAAAGGAGCTTTATCGCCGTTAGTGGGGATAACTGTTTGCGTAGGGGTAGTCATTTTAATAGCTATAATAATTTTTTTCGAGAAGGCTCAAAGAAAATTATTAGTGCAATATCCTAAACGGCAAGTAGGAAATAAGATTTACGGCGGGGAAGCAACTCATATGCCGCTTAAACTTAATACGGCAGGTGTAATCCCGCCGATATTTGCTAGTTCAATTTTATTATTTCCTGCGACACTTGCAAATTTCTCTACTAATAATTCAGAAATTATGGGGAGATTGACATATTATTTGGGTCACGGAAAGCCTATCTACATTTTGTTGTATGTCGCTTTAATAATGTTTTTTAGTTTTTTTTATACGGCAATAGTATTTAACTCTGAAGAAACAGCCAATAATTTAAGAAAATACGGTGCTTATCTTCCGGGTAAAAGACCCGGAAAAAACACGGCAGAATATTTTGATTATATACTTACTAGGCTTACGGTTATAGGGGGGATATATTTAAGTTTAATATGTGTGATTCCTGAATTATTAATGAATAAATATGTTGTATCACTTTCTTTGGGAGGGACAAGTTTTTTAATTGTAGTTAATGTAGTGCTTGATACATTCACCCAAATTCAAACTTACTTATTTAGTAGTAGATACGAAGGGTTAATGAAAAAGGTAAAATTAAAAAATTAA
- a CDS encoding adenylate kinase, with protein sequence MIIVLIGPPGAGKGTQGKKLAEKSHLPHVSVGDIFRTIIMSSSEESRLINNYIKQGKLIPNKIVNGIVEKFLSSDKYKNGYILDGYPRNLEQAEFFKTISNQKIKIIYFDISDEILIKRILGRYNCENCGKIYNNYFLKPKVENICDACGSSVFVYRKDDSEEIIKKRIEEYKIETSPLVNYYKDNCEFYTINASKKEEEIESDLYKILKIN encoded by the coding sequence GTGATAATAGTTCTTATAGGTCCGCCTGGAGCCGGAAAAGGAACTCAGGGGAAAAAGTTAGCTGAAAAAAGTCATTTACCTCATGTGTCTGTCGGCGATATATTTAGAACAATTATTATGTCCTCAAGTGAGGAGAGTAGGTTAATTAATAATTATATAAAGCAAGGAAAACTTATTCCTAATAAAATAGTAAATGGAATAGTTGAGAAATTTTTATCGTCGGATAAATATAAAAACGGTTATATATTAGATGGATATCCTCGTAATCTAGAACAAGCTGAATTTTTTAAAACTATTAGCAATCAAAAAATAAAAATTATTTACTTTGATATTTCCGATGAAATATTAATTAAAAGAATTTTAGGTAGATATAATTGCGAAAATTGCGGCAAGATATATAATAATTATTTCTTAAAACCTAAAGTTGAAAATATTTGCGATGCTTGTGGCTCAAGCGTGTTTGTTTATAGGAAAGATGATAGTGAAGAAATTATAAAAAAAAGAATAGAAGAGTATAAAATTGAAACTTCTCCCTTAGTAAATTATTATAAAGATAATTGTGAGTTTTATACGATAAATGCAAGTAAAAAAGAAGAAGAAATAGAAAGTGATTTATATAAAATACTAAAAATAAATTGA
- the rpsK gene encoding 30S ribosomal protein S11, with translation MSQTKVKKKKKTITLGVVHIQATFNNTIITFTDVQGNAISSSSAGRNGFKGARKATPYAAQITADKASEEAKEYGLKTVSIRIQGPGAQRESAMRAVFGQNFVITSILDVSAIAHNGVRAPKRRRV, from the coding sequence ATGAGTCAAACTAAAGTTAAGAAAAAAAAGAAGACTATTACCCTTGGTGTTGTGCATATACAAGCAACATTTAATAATACTATCATTACGTTTACCGATGTCCAAGGTAATGCGATATCTTCATCATCCGCAGGAAGAAACGGATTTAAAGGTGCTAGAAAAGCGACTCCTTACGCCGCTCAGATAACTGCAGATAAAGCTTCCGAAGAAGCAAAAGAATACGGGCTTAAAACTGTTTCTATTAGAATTCAAGGACCTGGCGCTCAACGTGAATCAGCGATGCGTGCAGTATTTGGACAAAATTTTGTAATTACATCAATTCTAGATGTTTCAGCCATTGCACATAATGGAGTAAGGGCGCCAAAAAGAAGAAGAGTATAA